In Streptomyces capitiformicae, one genomic interval encodes:
- a CDS encoding GMC oxidoreductase: MTEKLTQHQLSRRRILGMVALQAAATAGLTRVGLQSAQAVEPAAVDNSPAIVIGSGYGAAVAALRLGQAGIRTLVLEMGRLWNTPGSDGKVFCSTREPDERSMWFKTRTEAPLATFLWLDVVNRGINPYPGVLDRVRYANMSVFVGRGVGGGSLVNGSMAVTPLQSYFAEQFPTVDTAEMYATYFPRARAMLGVNTIDPAWFESTEWYRFSRISRAHAEKTGLKTTFVPSVYDFAYMQREAAGTAAKSALAGEVIYGNNHGKRSLDKTYLAAALGTGNVTIHTMERAKGIRRASDGTYVITVDRIDDTGAVVETKEYGCTYLFLGAGSVGTTELLVRARALGTLPALDASVGAGWGTNGNVMLGRANHLWDTVGANQSTMPVLGIDDWANTANPVFAEIAPLPTGLEHWVSLYLAITKNPQRASFTYDAASDSAKLGWSAAQSAVSVSMAKKLFDRINSANSTIYRYDLFGSSNKVFADDFTYHPLGGCVLGRATDNYGRVKGYSKLYVTDGSLVPGSIGVNPFVTITALAERTMARVLAEDTAP, encoded by the coding sequence ATGACAGAGAAACTGACGCAGCATCAGCTTTCCCGCCGTCGCATACTCGGTATGGTCGCGCTCCAGGCGGCCGCCACGGCCGGCCTCACCCGGGTCGGCCTCCAGTCGGCCCAGGCCGTCGAACCCGCCGCCGTCGACAACTCCCCGGCCATCGTGATCGGTTCGGGCTACGGCGCCGCCGTGGCCGCCCTCCGCCTCGGCCAGGCCGGCATCCGCACGCTCGTCCTGGAGATGGGCCGCCTCTGGAACACCCCCGGCTCCGACGGGAAGGTCTTCTGCTCGACGCGGGAGCCGGACGAGCGATCCATGTGGTTCAAGACCCGCACGGAGGCCCCGCTCGCCACCTTCCTGTGGCTGGACGTCGTCAACAGGGGCATCAACCCCTACCCCGGAGTCCTCGACCGGGTCCGCTACGCCAACATGTCCGTCTTCGTCGGACGCGGCGTCGGCGGTGGCTCACTGGTCAACGGCAGCATGGCCGTCACACCCCTCCAGTCGTACTTCGCCGAGCAGTTCCCGACCGTCGACACCGCCGAGATGTACGCCACGTACTTCCCGCGCGCCCGCGCCATGCTCGGCGTCAACACCATCGACCCGGCATGGTTCGAGTCCACCGAGTGGTACCGCTTCAGCCGGATCTCCCGCGCCCACGCCGAGAAGACCGGCCTGAAGACCACCTTCGTGCCGAGCGTCTACGACTTCGCGTACATGCAGCGCGAAGCCGCCGGTACGGCGGCCAAGTCGGCCCTCGCCGGTGAGGTCATCTACGGCAACAACCACGGCAAGCGCAGCCTCGACAAGACCTACCTCGCCGCCGCGCTCGGCACCGGCAACGTCACCATCCACACCATGGAACGCGCCAAGGGGATAAGAAGAGCGAGCGACGGCACGTACGTCATCACCGTCGACCGCATCGACGACACCGGCGCGGTCGTCGAGACCAAGGAGTACGGCTGCACGTACCTCTTCCTCGGCGCGGGCAGCGTCGGCACCACCGAACTCCTCGTCCGCGCACGGGCGTTGGGCACGCTGCCCGCGCTGGATGCGAGCGTCGGGGCGGGCTGGGGCACCAACGGCAACGTGATGCTGGGCCGGGCCAACCACCTCTGGGACACGGTCGGCGCGAACCAGTCGACCATGCCGGTCCTCGGCATCGACGACTGGGCCAACACCGCCAACCCCGTCTTCGCCGAAATCGCCCCGCTGCCCACCGGGTTGGAGCACTGGGTCAGCCTCTACCTGGCGATCACCAAGAACCCGCAGCGCGCGTCCTTCACCTACGACGCCGCGAGCGACTCGGCGAAACTCGGCTGGAGCGCCGCCCAGAGCGCGGTCTCCGTGTCGATGGCCAAGAAGCTCTTCGACCGGATCAACTCGGCGAACTCCACGATCTACCGGTACGACCTCTTCGGCTCGTCCAACAAGGTGTTCGCCGACGACTTCACGTACCACCCGCTGGGCGGCTGCGTGCTGGGCAGGGCGACCGACAACTACGGGCGGGTGAAGGGCTATTCGAAGCTGTACGTCACCGACGGCTCGCTCGTGCCCGGCTCCATCGGGGTGAACCCGTTCGTCACGATCACCGCGCTCGCCGAACGAACGATGGCGCGGGTCCTCGCCGAGGACACCGCGCCATGA
- a CDS encoding glycosyltransferase family 87 protein, producing MTGTRRLPFGLLTAWGATRLLLLLFVFKVYVFPGPDVTSDVSVIYQGWYEILRTGTYPLDDVTWQYPPAAALAILSPGLLPFLDYASAFFALAFLADLVVLTLLLYAGARPGRTWRGAWVWVVGLPLLGPTVYARYDVMVTAVAVAALLAGGRHPRLMGALTAFAALLKVWPVLLLLGARGRRAWASAAVTAVSLAALFAVSMPGAFAFLTFQRDRGTEVESLGALVFHVARQFGWNGQVLLNYGSVEFLGDYVDVVSNAALALSAVAFGWLLLWRVRARRFDPQTLADAAFVAVLMFTTTSRVISPQYMVWLVGLAAVCLCFRGSRMVVPARLVLVASFVTVLEFPIWFSHVVMSDGLGIILLFARNGLLVLATLLAALELWQATVPRRVPLPAPDQPTRTKEPMGS from the coding sequence ATGACGGGCACTCGACGGCTCCCGTTCGGGCTGCTGACGGCCTGGGGCGCGACCCGGCTGCTCCTGCTGCTGTTCGTCTTCAAGGTGTACGTGTTCCCCGGCCCCGACGTCACCAGCGATGTGTCGGTGATCTACCAGGGCTGGTACGAGATCCTGCGCACAGGAACGTATCCCCTGGACGATGTGACGTGGCAGTACCCGCCCGCCGCCGCCCTCGCGATCCTCTCCCCCGGCCTGCTGCCCTTCCTTGACTACGCGTCGGCCTTCTTCGCCCTCGCCTTCCTCGCCGACCTGGTCGTGCTCACCCTGCTCCTGTACGCGGGCGCCCGCCCCGGAAGGACCTGGCGCGGCGCCTGGGTGTGGGTGGTGGGCCTGCCACTGCTCGGCCCGACCGTGTACGCCCGCTACGACGTGATGGTGACCGCGGTGGCGGTCGCCGCCCTCCTCGCCGGCGGCCGCCACCCGCGCCTGATGGGGGCGCTCACGGCCTTCGCGGCCCTGCTGAAGGTGTGGCCGGTGCTGCTGCTCCTGGGCGCCCGCGGCCGCAGGGCCTGGGCCTCGGCGGCGGTGACCGCCGTGTCGCTGGCCGCCCTCTTCGCCGTCTCCATGCCCGGCGCCTTCGCCTTCCTGACCTTCCAGCGCGACCGGGGCACCGAGGTGGAGTCGCTGGGCGCCCTCGTCTTCCACGTCGCCCGGCAGTTCGGCTGGAACGGCCAGGTGCTGCTCAACTACGGCTCGGTCGAGTTCCTCGGCGACTACGTCGACGTGGTCAGCAACGCGGCCCTGGCGCTCAGCGCGGTGGCCTTCGGCTGGCTGCTGCTGTGGCGGGTGCGCGCGCGGCGTTTCGACCCGCAGACTCTCGCGGACGCCGCGTTCGTGGCGGTGCTGATGTTCACCACCACGAGCCGGGTGATCAGCCCCCAGTACATGGTGTGGCTGGTCGGCCTCGCGGCGGTCTGCCTCTGTTTCCGGGGCAGCCGCATGGTGGTGCCCGCGAGGCTCGTCCTGGTCGCGTCCTTCGTGACCGTCCTGGAGTTCCCGATCTGGTTCTCCCACGTGGTCATGAGCGACGGGCTCGGCATCATCCTCCTCTTCGCCCGCAACGGCCTCCTCGTCCTCGCCACCCTCCTCGCCGCCCTCGAACTGTGGCAGGCCACGGTCCCCCGCCGGGTACCCCTGCCGGCCCCTGACCAGCCGACCCGCACGAAGGAACCCATGGGCTCGTGA
- a CDS encoding C40 family peptidase: MVSHSRLVPSGFDRGAAAALSVLSAAATAFGAVPVQSAVAAPHDHHTRAEVDRLYEEAEQATEAFNKADERADRLGDQIGTAQDAIARQQDRINTMRESLGSLAGAQYRSGGLDPSLALLFSDNPDDYLDKAAALDRIGAHQAGELHALQQAMRDIAQQRAEASGKLTELEKSRKAVALHKRTVERKLAEARRLLDSLPDDERAEFDRASRSGGKGRSEMERPDLTGAGAPNARAAAAVAAARSALGKPYVWGASGPYGFDCSGLMVWSYSQAGVALPRTSQSQRYAGTQVPLSQAQPGDLVTYRSDASHVGMYVGDGQVIHAPYPGAPVRYDPVGMMPIASVTRP, from the coding sequence GTGGTGTCCCACAGTCGCCTTGTACCGTCCGGGTTCGACCGGGGCGCAGCCGCCGCCCTGAGCGTGCTGTCCGCCGCGGCCACCGCCTTCGGCGCCGTCCCCGTCCAGTCGGCCGTCGCCGCCCCGCACGACCACCACACCCGCGCCGAGGTCGACCGGCTGTACGAGGAGGCCGAGCAGGCCACCGAGGCGTTCAACAAGGCCGACGAGCGCGCCGACAGACTCGGCGACCAGATCGGCACCGCCCAGGACGCGATCGCCCGGCAGCAGGACCGCATCAACACCATGCGGGAGTCGCTGGGTTCGCTCGCCGGGGCCCAGTACCGCTCCGGCGGCCTCGACCCGTCCCTCGCCCTGCTGTTCTCCGACAACCCGGACGACTACCTCGACAAGGCCGCCGCCCTGGACCGGATCGGCGCCCACCAGGCGGGCGAACTCCACGCTCTCCAGCAGGCCATGCGCGACATCGCCCAGCAGCGCGCGGAGGCCTCCGGCAAGCTCACCGAGCTGGAGAAGAGCCGCAAGGCCGTCGCCTTGCACAAGCGGACGGTCGAGCGGAAGCTCGCCGAGGCCCGGAGGCTGCTCGACTCCCTCCCGGACGACGAGCGCGCCGAGTTCGACCGTGCCTCCCGCTCCGGCGGCAAAGGCCGCTCCGAGATGGAGAGGCCCGACCTCACCGGCGCCGGCGCCCCCAACGCCCGCGCGGCGGCTGCCGTCGCCGCCGCGCGCTCCGCCCTCGGCAAGCCGTACGTGTGGGGTGCGTCCGGCCCCTACGGCTTCGACTGCTCGGGCCTCATGGTCTGGTCGTACTCCCAGGCCGGGGTCGCGCTTCCGCGCACCTCGCAGTCCCAGCGATACGCCGGCACCCAGGTCCCGCTGTCCCAGGCGCAGCCCGGCGACCTGGTCACGTATCGGTCGGATGCCAGCCACGTAGGTATGTACGTGGGCGACGGCCAAGTCATTCACGCTCCCTACCCGGGCGCCCCCGTCCGCTACGACCCTGTCGGCATGATGCCGATCGCCTCGGTCACCCGCCCCTGA
- a CDS encoding glycosyltransferase family 4 protein, giving the protein MHKTLIVTNDFPPRPGGIQAFLHNMALRLDPEKVVVYASTWKRSREGVEATAAFDAEQPFTVVRDRTTMLLPTPGATRTAVGLLREHGCTSVWFGAAAPLGLMAPALRKAGAQRLVATTHGHEAGWAQLPAARQLLRRIGEATDTITYLGEYTRSRIATALTPEAAGRMVQLPPGVDEKTFHPGSGGAEVRARLGLADRPVVVCVSRLVPRKGQDTLILAMPTILAKEPEAVLLIVGGGPYEKELRRLAYETGVAESVRFTGAVPWSELPAHYGAGDVFAMPCRTRRGGLDVEGLGIVYLEASATGLPVVAGDSGGAPDAVLDGETGWVVRGGCTEEAAERVVTLLGDAELRRRMGERGREWVEERWRWDLLAEKLELLL; this is encoded by the coding sequence ATGCACAAGACCCTGATCGTGACCAACGACTTCCCGCCCCGGCCCGGCGGAATCCAGGCCTTCCTGCACAATATGGCGCTGCGGCTGGACCCCGAGAAGGTCGTCGTCTACGCCTCGACCTGGAAGCGGAGCCGGGAGGGCGTCGAGGCGACGGCCGCCTTCGACGCCGAGCAGCCCTTCACCGTCGTACGCGACCGGACGACCATGCTGCTGCCGACGCCGGGCGCCACGCGTACGGCCGTCGGTCTGCTGCGGGAGCACGGCTGTACGTCGGTGTGGTTCGGGGCGGCGGCACCGCTCGGCCTGATGGCGCCCGCCCTGCGGAAGGCGGGCGCGCAGCGGCTGGTCGCCACCACGCACGGCCACGAGGCGGGGTGGGCGCAGCTGCCGGCCGCCCGGCAGCTGCTGCGGCGGATCGGCGAGGCCACGGACACGATCACGTACCTGGGCGAGTACACGCGCTCCCGGATCGCCACCGCCCTGACCCCCGAGGCGGCCGGACGCATGGTCCAGCTGCCGCCCGGCGTCGACGAGAAGACCTTCCACCCGGGCTCCGGCGGTGCCGAGGTCCGGGCCCGGCTCGGGCTCGCCGACCGGCCGGTGGTCGTGTGCGTCTCCCGGCTGGTGCCGCGCAAGGGGCAGGACACGCTGATCCTCGCGATGCCGACCATCCTGGCCAAGGAACCGGAGGCGGTGCTGCTGATCGTCGGGGGCGGACCGTACGAGAAGGAGCTGCGCAGGCTCGCCTACGAGACCGGGGTCGCCGAGTCCGTCCGCTTCACCGGGGCCGTCCCCTGGTCCGAGCTGCCCGCCCACTACGGCGCCGGTGACGTCTTCGCCATGCCGTGCCGCACCCGGCGCGGCGGCCTTGACGTGGAAGGGCTCGGCATCGTGTACCTGGAGGCCTCCGCGACCGGCCTGCCCGTCGTCGCCGGTGACTCCGGCGGCGCCCCCGACGCCGTGCTCGACGGCGAGACCGGCTGGGTCGTGCGCGGCGGCTGCACGGAGGAGGCCGCCGAGCGTGTCGTCACCCTCCTCGGCGATGCCGAGTTGCGCCGCCGCATGGGGGAGCGGGGGCGGGAGTGGGTGGAGGAACGGTGGCGGTGGGACCTGTTGGCCGAGAAGCTGGAGTTGTTGCTGTAG
- a CDS encoding C40 family peptidase: MASHRRPKQPSRARVTVLTTAAAAAVALTSQAANAAPGDKPSKEEVKTKVHDLYEEAGRATDKYNGAKEKEKKLQKEISTIQDNVARGQEDLNELREGIGQAASAQYRSGGIDSSIQLFLSADPDDYLDKAATLDQLSSQQVDALKKIQEKQRSLAQQRQEANEKLADLAEVRASLGKKKKEVQSKLAEAQKLLNTLTAAEKAALDKEETRASRSAGERVDLGNEVPASQRGAAALAAAATQQGKPYVSGGSGPNSYDCSGLTQWAYAQAGVSISRTTYTQANDGTRITRDQLAPGDLVFFNNLGHVGLYAGNGTIIHSPYPGKVVRYESMSTIGTFQFGVRI, from the coding sequence GTGGCGTCCCACCGTCGACCGAAGCAGCCGAGCCGTGCGCGTGTGACCGTGCTCACCACTGCCGCTGCCGCTGCCGTGGCCCTGACCTCCCAGGCGGCCAACGCCGCGCCCGGCGACAAGCCGAGCAAGGAAGAGGTCAAGACCAAGGTCCACGACCTCTACGAAGAGGCCGGGCGGGCCACCGACAAGTACAACGGGGCCAAGGAGAAGGAGAAGAAGCTCCAGAAGGAGATCTCCACCATCCAGGACAACGTCGCCCGCGGCCAGGAAGACCTCAACGAGCTGCGTGAGGGCATAGGCCAGGCCGCCAGCGCCCAGTACCGCTCGGGTGGTATCGACTCCTCGATCCAGCTCTTCCTCTCCGCCGACCCGGACGACTATCTGGACAAGGCCGCCACGCTGGACCAGTTGAGCAGTCAGCAGGTCGACGCGCTCAAGAAGATCCAGGAGAAGCAGCGCTCGCTCGCGCAGCAGCGCCAGGAGGCCAACGAGAAGCTCGCGGACCTCGCCGAGGTCCGCGCGTCGCTGGGCAAGAAGAAGAAGGAAGTCCAGTCGAAGCTGGCCGAGGCGCAGAAGCTCCTCAACACCCTGACCGCCGCGGAGAAGGCGGCCCTGGACAAGGAGGAGACGCGCGCCAGCCGCTCCGCCGGTGAGCGTGTCGACCTCGGCAACGAGGTGCCCGCCTCCCAGCGCGGCGCGGCCGCCCTCGCCGCCGCCGCCACCCAGCAGGGCAAGCCGTACGTCTCCGGCGGCAGCGGCCCCAACTCGTACGACTGCTCCGGGCTGACACAGTGGGCCTACGCCCAGGCGGGTGTGTCCATCAGCCGGACCACGTACACGCAGGCGAACGACGGCACCCGGATCACGCGCGACCAACTCGCCCCCGGCGACCTGGTGTTCTTCAACAACCTGGGTCACGTCGGCCTCTACGCCGGCAACGGCACGATCATTCACTCCCCGTACCCGGGCAAGGTCGTCCGCTACGAGTCGATGAGCACCATCGGCACCTTCCAGTTCGGCGTCCGTATCTGA